A stretch of Paludisphaera borealis DNA encodes these proteins:
- a CDS encoding DUF434 domain-containing protein — protein MPDTRTHRGPGPRDREWFGAEERPGLAAAVVDLSWLLSRGYAEASSLKLVGDRWRLVDRQRTAVRRSSCSDEALAGRRAKRVDLGAMRGRPLRIDGFNLVLTLESALGGGVVLGGRDGCYRDLASVHGTYRRVEETRPALDLAARWLAEWGVGPCTWLLDAPVSNSGQLAAIIRAKSPTWRAEVVPDPDALLALPGDPIATADAAILDRCDSWFNLARALVEAAAPGAFVVDLG, from the coding sequence ATGCCTGACACCCGCACGCATCGCGGTCCGGGGCCGAGGGATCGGGAGTGGTTCGGGGCCGAGGAGCGGCCGGGGTTGGCAGCGGCCGTGGTCGACCTGTCGTGGCTGCTGTCGCGGGGGTACGCCGAGGCGTCGTCGTTGAAGCTGGTCGGCGACCGCTGGCGGCTGGTGGATCGGCAGCGGACGGCCGTCCGCCGATCGAGCTGCTCCGACGAGGCGCTCGCGGGCCGCCGGGCGAAGCGGGTCGATCTGGGGGCGATGCGGGGGCGGCCGTTGCGGATCGACGGGTTCAACCTGGTGCTGACACTGGAGTCGGCGCTCGGCGGCGGGGTCGTGCTGGGGGGCCGCGACGGCTGCTACCGCGACCTTGCCAGCGTCCACGGGACCTATCGACGGGTCGAGGAGACCCGCCCGGCGCTCGATCTCGCGGCCCGATGGCTGGCGGAATGGGGCGTCGGCCCGTGCACCTGGCTGCTCGACGCCCCGGTCTCCAACAGCGGCCAGCTCGCCGCGATCATCCGGGCGAAGTCCCCAACCTGGCGCGCCGAGGTCGTCCCCGACCCCGACGCCCTCCTCGCCCTCCCCGGCGACCCCATCGCGACCGCCGACGCCGCCATTCTTGATCGCTGCGACTCCTGGTTCAACCTCGCCCGCGCCCTCGTCGAGGCGGCCGCGCCCGGGGCGTTCGTCGTCGACCTGGGGTGA
- a CDS encoding PA domain-containing protein — protein sequence MMIRISFLVGLLVFAIAPARAGVIVYTPDVDFGGASFGGGEATGVAEYVPNYGATAADFTGFTAGHIAVIDRGVVLFAEKVQNAQDAGAIGVIVLDAPPLNPSLGMGGSSATIIIPSVRIAESLGDALRAELLANLSTPIVFHLSLSPLTLERFEAVPEPSALILSSIMLGVAGAGWSVRTLRRRSLV from the coding sequence ATGATGATAAGGATTTCGTTCCTGGTCGGTCTGTTGGTCTTCGCGATCGCCCCCGCCCGGGCAGGGGTCATCGTCTACACGCCGGACGTCGATTTCGGCGGCGCGAGTTTCGGAGGAGGCGAGGCCACGGGGGTGGCGGAGTACGTGCCCAACTATGGCGCGACGGCCGCCGATTTCACCGGGTTCACGGCCGGCCACATCGCGGTGATCGATCGCGGCGTGGTCCTCTTCGCCGAGAAAGTTCAGAACGCTCAGGACGCCGGCGCCATCGGCGTGATCGTCCTGGACGCCCCGCCTCTCAACCCGTCCTTGGGCATGGGCGGATCGAGCGCGACGATCATCATCCCCTCGGTGCGAATCGCAGAGTCGCTCGGCGACGCGTTGAGGGCCGAGCTGCTGGCGAACCTGTCGACGCCGATCGTCTTCCACCTCTCGCTGTCGCCGCTGACTTTGGAGCGATTCGAAGCGGTCCCCGAACCCTCCGCCCTGATCCTCTCGTCGATCATGCTGGGCGTGGCCGGCGCGGGCTGGAGCGTCCGGACCTTGAGGCGGCGATCTCTCGTCTGA
- a CDS encoding macro domain-containing protein, translating to MTLILDRLWLVHPDAAMCDAFRVRFDGLPGVRVVQKRFEELEPHDCFVTAGNSFGIMTAGIDAAVDRFLGESIMQQIQHRILDEYFGGQPVGTAFVDPTGHPAVPFLCHAPTMRVPSGIDGTDKVYNATWAALLAIHSFNRIADRPIEIAAFSAMGTGFGGVPFSEAARQMPAAYRHYLEPPHRLDWDFVIERQKAIHYDGGKQVSR from the coding sequence GTGACGCTGATTCTGGACCGTCTCTGGTTAGTCCACCCCGACGCGGCCATGTGCGACGCCTTTCGCGTCCGCTTCGACGGGCTTCCGGGCGTTCGCGTCGTCCAGAAGCGCTTCGAGGAGTTGGAGCCGCACGACTGCTTCGTCACGGCCGGCAACTCGTTCGGCATCATGACGGCCGGGATCGACGCCGCCGTCGACCGGTTCCTCGGCGAGTCGATCATGCAGCAGATCCAGCACCGGATCTTGGACGAGTACTTCGGCGGACAGCCGGTCGGGACGGCCTTCGTGGATCCCACCGGTCACCCGGCGGTGCCGTTCCTCTGCCACGCCCCGACGATGCGCGTGCCGAGCGGCATCGACGGGACCGACAAGGTCTACAACGCCACCTGGGCGGCCCTGCTGGCGATCCATTCGTTCAACCGCATCGCCGACCGGCCGATCGAGATCGCCGCCTTCTCCGCGATGGGAACGGGGTTCGGCGGCGTGCCCTTCAGCGAGGCCGCGAGGCAGATGCCCGCGGCCTATCGCCACTACCTCGAACCGCCCCACCGCCTCGACTGGGATTTCGTCATCGAGCGTCAGAAGGCGATCCACTACGACGGCGGGAAGCAAGTCAGCCGCTGA
- a CDS encoding PEP-CTERM sorting domain-containing protein: MRHQLLAIVAVAAALISGPRVQAGVVAFNFNGAGVSGSGLLTYGPNTVVGDPAGSYAITDVSGTFSDSNLGLSNVTIVGLLPIDPVNPPKGGLFPVSFSSIAVTNPSHPGGGTSYDNLLYPGGSPWVCEDYPGFGGYLDVYGMVFKLSNGYLVNLWSNGTWPGGPPLDYGVAVIDRTNTIVDYVAGGIASAVVPEPGSAVLLSVGLLSALAWRGRKGRAE, encoded by the coding sequence ATGAGACATCAGCTTCTGGCCATCGTCGCCGTGGCCGCGGCGCTCATTTCCGGGCCCAGGGTTCAGGCGGGCGTGGTCGCTTTCAATTTCAACGGGGCGGGCGTCAGCGGCTCCGGCCTCCTGACCTACGGACCGAACACGGTCGTGGGCGATCCCGCCGGCTCGTACGCGATCACCGACGTCAGCGGGACCTTCTCGGACTCGAACCTGGGGCTCTCCAACGTGACGATCGTCGGGCTGTTGCCGATCGACCCCGTCAACCCGCCGAAGGGCGGGCTCTTCCCTGTGAGCTTCAGCTCGATCGCCGTCACGAACCCGTCCCACCCGGGCGGAGGAACCTCCTACGACAACCTGCTCTATCCCGGCGGGTCGCCGTGGGTGTGCGAGGATTACCCGGGTTTCGGGGGGTACTTGGACGTCTATGGAATGGTGTTCAAGCTGAGCAACGGCTACCTCGTGAATCTGTGGAGCAACGGCACGTGGCCGGGCGGGCCGCCGCTCGATTACGGCGTCGCCGTCATCGACCGGACGAACACGATCGTCGATTATGTAGCCGGCGGCATCGCGTCGGCGGTGGTCCCCGAGCCCGGCTCAGCCGTGCTGCTCAGCGTCGGCCTGCTCTCCGCCCTGGCCTGGCGTGGACGTAAGGGACGCGCGGAGTAA
- the gyrA gene encoding DNA gyrase subunit A, translating into MSTAELPANAPLAPFPLDIEEELKESYLNYAMSVIISRALPDVRDGLKPSQRRILVAMRDLGLTPGASTSKCAGIVGETMKRYHPHGDNSIYPTLARMAQWWNMRHPLITGQGNFGSIHGLPPAAMRYTEAKLSPVAAEMLEDILYDTVDFQPNYDEKYQEPRVLPGKFPNLLVNGSGGIAVGMATSIPPHNLGEVCDALMAYIDNPAIELDEIMEHIPGPDFPTGGTICGRMGIKEAYRSGRGRVILRARSTVEELKDGRSQIVFSDMPYQLTKEPLLKKLADLVNNGRITGVSDIVDESDRKQPVRIVVKLKKAEDPNVVLNQLYEFSPLQDTFSVIMLALVDGRPKTLPIREFLRLFVEHRINVIRRRTRFLLRQARQRAHIVEGLLIALHHIDEIIRVIRTSANPAEARVRLMAMEVSAQILQRALNDPEAKQSASLTRMQADAILAMQLQRLTGLEADKLALEYVGLKADIDRYEAILADEQLILDMIRADLQEMKAKYDNPRRSEISDEELGDYDKEALIREEYMVVTVTHDGYIKRQAPSTYRAQGRGGRGIAATNTREGDFLEHMFVALTHDYLLFFTDKGKVYWLKVYDLPMATRTSGGRAIVNLLQLSDGEKVTGLIPVRHFGEDECLMMVTRRGTVKKTELTAFRRPLGRGIIALGLDEGDQLIGVARTKAGDQVVLSTSQGMAIRFDESDVRSMGRPAHGVRGINLEEGDEVVGMVVANGGEDPASLLTVCENGYGKRTMLTEYRSQNRGGKGLIDIKTSDRNGRVVAVTKVTEADEVMITTTGGILIRTRVGDTRPIGRNTQGVRLIRLDDGHSVSSLAKLPEEELAAAAALEALDALEADSLRAENGDVDGHIIDDGVAEAEASDHIDDQPEADDEPEA; encoded by the coding sequence GTGAGTACCGCCGAACTACCTGCCAACGCCCCGCTCGCCCCCTTCCCGCTGGACATCGAGGAGGAGCTGAAGGAGAGCTACCTCAACTACGCGATGTCGGTCATCATCAGCCGGGCCCTGCCCGACGTCCGCGACGGCCTGAAGCCGTCGCAGCGGCGCATCCTGGTCGCCATGCGCGACCTCGGGCTGACCCCGGGCGCGTCCACCAGCAAGTGCGCGGGCATCGTCGGCGAGACGATGAAACGCTACCACCCCCACGGCGACAACTCGATCTACCCCACCCTGGCCCGCATGGCGCAGTGGTGGAACATGCGGCACCCGCTGATCACCGGCCAGGGCAACTTCGGCAGCATCCACGGCCTCCCCCCCGCCGCCATGCGGTACACCGAGGCCAAATTGAGCCCGGTCGCCGCCGAGATGCTCGAAGACATCCTCTACGACACCGTCGACTTCCAGCCCAACTACGACGAGAAGTACCAGGAACCACGCGTCCTGCCCGGCAAGTTCCCCAACCTGCTGGTCAACGGCTCGGGAGGCATCGCCGTCGGCATGGCGACCTCGATCCCGCCCCACAACCTGGGCGAGGTCTGCGACGCCTTGATGGCGTACATCGACAACCCGGCGATCGAACTCGACGAGATCATGGAGCACATCCCCGGGCCCGACTTCCCCACCGGCGGCACCATCTGCGGCCGGATGGGCATCAAGGAAGCCTACCGCAGCGGCCGGGGCCGCGTCATCCTCCGCGCCCGCTCCACCGTCGAAGAACTCAAGGACGGCCGCTCCCAGATCGTCTTCTCCGACATGCCCTACCAGCTCACCAAGGAGCCGCTGCTCAAGAAGCTCGCCGACCTGGTCAACAACGGCCGGATCACCGGCGTCTCCGACATCGTCGACGAGAGCGACCGCAAACAGCCGGTCCGGATCGTCGTCAAGCTCAAGAAGGCCGAGGACCCCAACGTCGTCCTCAACCAGCTTTACGAGTTCTCGCCGCTTCAGGACACGTTCAGCGTCATCATGCTGGCGCTCGTCGACGGCCGCCCCAAGACGCTCCCGATCCGGGAGTTTCTGCGGCTGTTCGTCGAGCACCGGATCAACGTGATCCGCCGCCGGACGCGGTTCTTGCTCCGTCAGGCGCGGCAGCGGGCGCACATCGTCGAGGGGTTGCTGATCGCCCTGCACCACATCGACGAGATCATCCGGGTGATCCGGACGTCGGCCAACCCGGCCGAGGCCCGCGTCCGGTTGATGGCGATGGAGGTCTCGGCCCAAATCCTCCAGCGGGCGCTCAACGACCCTGAGGCCAAGCAGTCGGCCAGCCTGACCCGGATGCAGGCCGACGCCATCCTCGCGATGCAGCTCCAGCGGCTCACCGGCCTGGAAGCCGACAAGCTCGCCCTGGAATACGTCGGGCTCAAGGCCGACATCGACCGCTACGAGGCCATCCTCGCCGACGAGCAGTTGATCCTCGACATGATCCGCGCCGACCTCCAGGAGATGAAGGCCAAATACGACAACCCGCGCCGCAGCGAGATCTCCGACGAGGAGCTGGGCGACTACGACAAGGAAGCCCTGATCCGCGAGGAGTACATGGTGGTGACCGTCACCCACGACGGCTACATCAAGCGCCAGGCGCCCTCGACCTACCGGGCCCAGGGCCGCGGCGGGCGCGGAATCGCGGCCACCAACACCCGCGAGGGCGACTTCCTTGAACACATGTTCGTCGCCCTGACCCACGACTACCTGCTGTTCTTCACCGACAAGGGCAAGGTCTACTGGCTGAAGGTGTACGACCTGCCGATGGCGACCCGGACCTCCGGCGGCCGGGCGATCGTCAACCTGCTCCAGCTCTCCGACGGCGAGAAGGTGACCGGCCTGATCCCGGTCCGCCATTTCGGCGAGGACGAGTGCCTGATGATGGTCACCCGCCGGGGGACCGTCAAGAAGACCGAGCTGACCGCGTTCCGCCGCCCGCTGGGCCGGGGGATCATCGCGCTGGGCCTCGACGAAGGCGACCAGCTCATCGGCGTCGCCCGCACCAAGGCCGGCGACCAGGTGGTCTTGAGCACCAGCCAGGGCATGGCCATCCGGTTCGACGAGTCCGACGTCCGCTCGATGGGCCGCCCCGCGCACGGCGTCCGGGGGATCAACCTGGAAGAGGGCGACGAGGTCGTCGGCATGGTCGTGGCCAACGGCGGCGAGGACCCCGCGAGCCTCTTGACCGTCTGCGAGAACGGCTACGGCAAGCGGACCATGCTCACCGAGTACCGGTCCCAGAACCGGGGCGGCAAGGGGCTGATCGACATCAAGACCAGCGACCGCAACGGCCGCGTGGTCGCCGTGACCAAGGTCACCGAGGCCGACGAGGTCATGATCACGACCACCGGCGGCATCCTGATCCGGACCCGGGTCGGCGACACCCGCCCGATCGGCCGCAACACCCAGGGCGTCCGCCTGATCCGCCTCGACGACGGCCACTCCGTCAGCAGCCTGGCCAAGCTCCCCGAGGAAGAACTCGCCGCCGCCGCCGCCCTCGAAGCGCTCGACGCCCTCGAAGCCGACTCGCTGAGGGCCGAGAACGGCGACGTCGACGGCCACATCATCGACGACGGCGTCGCCGAAGCCGAAGCCAGCGACCACATCGACGACCAGCCCGAAGCCGACGACGAACCGGAGGCGTGA
- a CDS encoding GntP family permease has protein sequence MGLLGILLALALLMWLAFRGWSVLLVAPAAALLAAAMSGEPLLAHWTQTFMGGASRFVAQWFPLFLLGGLFGKLMDDSGSITSIARYLTERLGTHRTMLSVVIASAVVTYGGVSVFVAFFVLVPMAQEMFRAADIPRRLMPATICLGAFTFTMSALPGSPSINNAIPMPYFGTTPFAAPGLGIIASIITLAFGMWWLGRAEAAARQAGEGYGGGLYVAPAIDEKIREHATAAGEFDPAEILHGKRCDGGPSFALAVLPLVLVIVTNFLMSLVVLRRLDYSFLAEKAWGGITIGAVAGTWSVAVALAVGALTVVVVNYRRLPALRESMDAGANSSVLPVLTIGSLVGFGAVVAAMPAFAVVRDAVLSIQGGPLVSLTAAMNVLAGLTGSASGGMVIALDALGDTYMRLAAEQGIDPALLHRVATISSGTLDALPHNGTVLTVLQVSGLTHRESYFDMVMTVIVSVIISSLAVIVLGSVFGSF, from the coding sequence ATGGGACTCCTCGGGATATTGCTCGCGCTCGCACTGTTGATGTGGCTGGCCTTTCGAGGGTGGAGCGTGCTGCTGGTGGCCCCGGCGGCCGCGCTGCTGGCCGCGGCGATGTCAGGCGAGCCACTGCTCGCCCATTGGACGCAGACTTTCATGGGGGGGGCGTCTCGCTTCGTCGCGCAATGGTTTCCCTTGTTCTTGCTTGGCGGGTTGTTCGGCAAGCTTATGGACGACAGCGGCTCGATCACCTCGATCGCGCGTTATTTGACCGAACGGTTGGGGACGCACCGCACGATGCTCTCGGTCGTGATCGCCTCGGCTGTGGTCACCTATGGCGGCGTCAGCGTCTTCGTCGCCTTTTTCGTGCTGGTACCCATGGCGCAGGAGATGTTCCGGGCCGCGGACATCCCGCGCCGGTTGATGCCGGCCACCATCTGCCTTGGCGCATTTACGTTCACCATGTCGGCGCTCCCGGGATCGCCATCGATCAATAATGCCATTCCGATGCCTTACTTCGGCACCACGCCCTTCGCCGCCCCCGGCCTCGGTATCATCGCGTCGATCATCACTCTGGCTTTCGGGATGTGGTGGCTCGGCCGCGCCGAAGCCGCCGCGCGCCAGGCCGGCGAGGGCTATGGCGGCGGTTTGTATGTCGCTCCCGCCATCGACGAGAAGATTCGCGAGCATGCGACGGCGGCAGGCGAATTCGATCCGGCCGAGATACTCCACGGCAAGCGCTGCGACGGCGGGCCATCCTTCGCCCTCGCCGTGCTGCCTCTCGTTCTGGTCATCGTCACGAACTTCCTGATGTCACTGGTCGTGCTCCGGCGTCTCGACTATTCATTCCTGGCCGAGAAGGCGTGGGGCGGGATCACGATCGGAGCGGTGGCCGGCACATGGTCGGTCGCCGTGGCGCTCGCGGTCGGCGCCCTGACCGTCGTCGTCGTCAACTACCGGCGTCTGCCCGCCCTGCGCGAAAGCATGGACGCCGGCGCCAATTCTTCGGTCTTGCCGGTCCTGACGATCGGCAGTCTCGTAGGCTTCGGCGCCGTGGTGGCGGCCATGCCTGCGTTCGCGGTGGTCCGCGACGCGGTGCTGTCGATCCAGGGAGGGCCGCTGGTCTCGCTCACCGCCGCCATGAACGTGCTCGCCGGGCTGACCGGTTCCGCCTCCGGCGGGATGGTGATCGCGCTCGACGCACTCGGCGACACCTATATGCGCCTCGCCGCCGAGCAGGGCATCGATCCGGCGCTGCTGCATCGCGTGGCCACGATCAGCTCAGGGACACTCGACGCCCTCCCTCACAACGGCACGGTCCTGACGGTGCTCCAGGTCAGCGGACTGACGCACCGCGAAAGCTATTTCGATATGGTGATGACTGTGATCGTCAGCGTGATCATCTCATCCCTCGCCGTCATTGTATTGGGCTCGGTGTTTGGGTCGTTTTGA
- the surE gene encoding 5'/3'-nucleotidase SurE codes for MHILLTNDDGVFAPGLRALRKELMKLGDVTVAAPALEQSGVAHTITLLTPLVVKQVDDDDGTTLGWSIEGSPADSVKLAICELMARPPDLIVSGINSGANAGINVLYSGTVAAAIEGSFFKITSIAVSLELAEHFDFPHAAKQARKVIEQILANKPANGSLFNVNLPAHSRGEPKGVRVVPMGLGRYGEGFERRQDPRGRTYYWMTYTPPYDLKGPETDVTALCDRYITVTPLHFDMTRHDVIPEVAKWDWKD; via the coding sequence ATGCATATTCTTCTGACCAACGACGACGGCGTGTTCGCGCCCGGCCTCCGCGCCCTCCGCAAGGAGCTGATGAAGCTGGGCGACGTCACCGTCGCCGCGCCGGCCCTGGAGCAGAGCGGCGTGGCGCACACGATCACGCTCTTGACCCCCCTGGTGGTCAAGCAGGTGGACGACGACGACGGCACGACCCTGGGCTGGTCGATCGAGGGCTCGCCGGCCGACAGCGTCAAGCTCGCCATCTGCGAGCTGATGGCGCGTCCCCCCGACCTGATCGTCTCGGGGATCAACTCCGGGGCCAACGCCGGCATCAACGTGCTGTACTCCGGCACGGTGGCCGCCGCCATCGAAGGGTCGTTCTTCAAGATCACCAGCATCGCCGTCTCGCTCGAACTCGCCGAGCACTTCGACTTCCCCCACGCGGCCAAGCAGGCCCGCAAGGTGATCGAGCAGATCCTGGCCAACAAGCCGGCCAACGGCTCGCTGTTCAACGTCAACCTCCCCGCCCACTCGCGCGGCGAGCCCAAGGGCGTCCGCGTCGTGCCGATGGGCCTGGGCCGCTACGGCGAAGGCTTCGAACGCCGGCAAGACCCGCGCGGACGCACCTACTACTGGATGACTTACACCCCCCCTTACGACCTCAAGGGGCCCGAGACCGACGTCACCGCCCTCTGCGACCGCTACATCACCGTCACCCCGCTCCACTTCGACATGACCCGCCACGACGTCATCCCCGAAGTCGCCAAGTGGGATTGGAAAGACTGA
- a CDS encoding MFS transporter, which translates to MSSPSSPSALDRAVSKAYWRLLPLLFIGYVIAYIDRVNVGFAKLQMQEDLHSLGFTESVLGFGMGIFFIGYLILEIPGTLLVERWSARKWISRILVSWGIVAAMTAFVHCRIPGVTGPAEAMLRGLSGLVESFGGDASSLKQDGSVYVFQFWAVRFLLGVAEAGFYPGVIVYLTHWFPHRDRSRALAWFFVGSPIATILGPPVSAWLINIGVGDKPPILGLVGWQWIFIFWGIPAVVLGLIVLVRLTDWPHQALWLSTEEREALQSELDRERDEAGEKGHMTVMQALRHPKVLILAAAYFFVVTGNYGIEFYMPSILKDWYGFEVSKIAWLVIIPPVGSLLGQLAVGWSSDRMNERRWHASLPIVIGAAALAFAAIRGNPAWLTVTLFLVAMTGLKAYLPAFWTLPSMLMTQSAAAASIGLINSFGNLGGLAGPTILGVLKQSTNSYQLGIWILSTSMVISACIIFRLGIGRQAARAAAKPEVAVEV; encoded by the coding sequence ATGTCGTCCCCCTCCTCTCCCAGCGCCCTGGATCGAGCGGTGTCCAAGGCGTACTGGCGGCTCCTGCCGCTCCTGTTCATCGGCTACGTGATCGCCTATATCGACCGGGTCAACGTCGGCTTCGCGAAGCTCCAGATGCAAGAGGACCTGCACTCACTCGGGTTCACCGAGTCGGTCCTCGGCTTCGGCATGGGGATCTTCTTCATCGGCTACCTGATCCTGGAGATCCCCGGGACGCTCCTGGTCGAGCGTTGGAGCGCGCGGAAGTGGATCAGCCGGATCCTGGTCTCGTGGGGAATCGTCGCGGCGATGACGGCGTTCGTGCATTGCCGGATCCCCGGCGTGACGGGGCCGGCCGAGGCGATGCTCCGGGGGCTGTCGGGCCTGGTCGAATCGTTCGGGGGCGACGCGTCGAGCCTGAAGCAGGACGGCTCGGTCTACGTCTTCCAGTTCTGGGCCGTGCGGTTCTTGCTCGGGGTGGCCGAGGCCGGGTTCTACCCGGGGGTGATCGTCTACCTGACCCACTGGTTCCCGCACCGCGACCGATCCCGGGCGCTGGCCTGGTTCTTCGTGGGGTCGCCGATCGCCACGATCCTCGGGCCGCCGGTCTCCGCGTGGCTGATCAACATCGGCGTCGGCGACAAGCCGCCGATCCTAGGGCTGGTCGGCTGGCAGTGGATCTTCATCTTCTGGGGAATTCCCGCGGTGGTCCTGGGCCTCATCGTGCTGGTGAGGCTCACCGATTGGCCGCACCAGGCGCTCTGGCTCAGCACAGAAGAACGCGAGGCCCTGCAATCCGAACTCGACCGAGAGCGGGACGAGGCCGGCGAGAAGGGCCACATGACGGTCATGCAGGCGCTCCGGCACCCCAAGGTGCTGATCCTGGCCGCGGCCTACTTCTTCGTGGTGACCGGGAACTACGGCATCGAGTTCTACATGCCGTCGATCCTCAAGGACTGGTACGGGTTCGAGGTTTCGAAGATCGCCTGGCTCGTCATCATCCCGCCGGTGGGGTCGCTGCTCGGCCAGCTTGCGGTCGGCTGGAGTTCGGACCGGATGAACGAGCGCCGGTGGCACGCGTCGCTGCCGATCGTGATCGGCGCCGCCGCCCTGGCCTTCGCCGCGATTCGGGGCAACCCGGCGTGGCTGACCGTGACGCTGTTCCTGGTGGCGATGACGGGGTTGAAAGCCTATCTGCCGGCGTTCTGGACGCTTCCCAGCATGCTGATGACGCAGTCGGCCGCGGCGGCGAGCATCGGCCTGATCAACTCGTTCGGCAACCTCGGCGGCCTGGCCGGCCCGACGATCCTCGGCGTCCTCAAGCAGAGCACCAACTCGTACCAACTGGGCATCTGGATCCTCTCGACCTCGATGGTCATCTCCGCCTGCATCATCTTCCGCCTCGGCATCGGTCGCCAAGCCGCCCGCGCCGCCGCCAAGCCCGAAGTCGCGGTCGAGGTGTAG